One Molothrus ater isolate BHLD 08-10-18 breed brown headed cowbird chromosome 32, BPBGC_Mater_1.1, whole genome shotgun sequence genomic window carries:
- the LOC118700603 gene encoding fibrinogen-like protein 1 → MEFQPGKAALLSLLFLASLVRQSPGKSLPAGYREHEDPRGSPGLIRCGEYSNQVLPDGRCRIVATLPQGDEQRCPDLFRCTDEVSYWLHENEERKQQILELRELISELQEELRNHRHRLKALEVQQEEAAGRNQSLLQRLQDLEQHSRESSTLQHIQATLLYDIQAQINNISALADWAWRNPSCLHPADIRAQQEMRHPEIKHGRNCPIDCASVYSNGLRRSGIYSILPSVRGIPIEVLCEMDTEGGGWTVIQRRQDGSVDFNRTWNEYKEGFGDLNGEFWLGNDNIHRMTSQGDYSLRIDLEDWNNKHKHAFYQVFSIEDEENFYRLHVDGFSGTVEDSFAWYHDKRSFSTPDSGNVCAEISHGGWWYHQCFFSNLNGVYYKGGRYSIKNRKMLGPDGIVWYSWKDTDYYSLRKVVMMIRPRAFRPHLSP, encoded by the exons ATGGAATTCCAACCGGGAAAGGCCGCCttgctctccctcctcttcctggCCTCTCTGGTCCGCCAGTCCCCGGGGAAATCCCTTCCCGCCGGCTACCGGGAGCACGAGGATCCGCGCGGATCCCCGGGATTGATCCGGTGCGGCGAGTACAGCAACCAGGTGCTGCCGGACGGGCGGTGCCGCATCGTGGCCACGCTGCCGCAGGGCGACGAGCAGCGCTGCCCGGACCTGTTCCGCTGCACCGACGAGGTCTCCTACTGGCTCCACGAGAACGAGGAGCGCAAGCAGCAGATCCTGGAGCTGCGCGAGCTCATCTCCGAGCTCCAGGAGGAGCTCCGCAACCACCGGCACCGCCTCAAAGCCCTGGAGGTACAG caggaggaggcggcggggcggaaccagagcctgctccagaggctgcaggaccTGGAGCAGCATTCCCGGGAATCCAGCACgctgcagcacatccaggcCACGCTGCTCTACGACATCCAGGCGCAGATCAACAACATCTCGGCGCTGGCCGACTGGGCCTGGAGGAACCCCAGCTGCCTCCACCCCGCCGACATCCGCGCCCAGCAGGAGATGCGGCATCCAG AAATCAAGCACGGCCGGAACTGTCCCATCGACTGTGCGTCCGTCTACTCCAACGGGCTCCGGAGATCCGGGATTTACAGCATCCTGCCCTCCGTGCGCGGAATTCCCATCGAGGTCCTCTGCGAGATGGACACCGAAG GGGGCGGCTGGACCGTCATCCAGAGGCGCCAGGACGGATCCGTGGATTTCAACCGGACCTGGAACGAGTACAAGGAAGGGTTCGGGGACCTCAACGGGGAATTCTGGCTGGGCAACGACAACATCCACAGGATGACCAGCCAGGGGGATTATTCCCTACGGATCGACCTGGAGGACTGGAATAACAAACACAAACACGCCTTCTACCAGGTCTTCAG CATCGAGGACGAGGAGAACTTCTACCGGCTGCACGTGGACGGGTTCAGCGGCACCGTGGAGGATTCCTTCGCTTGGTACCACGACAAGAGGAGCTTCAGCACCCCGGATTCCGGGAACGTCTGCGCCGAGATCTCCCACGGGGGCTGGTGGTACCACCAGTGCTTCTTCTCCAACCTCAACGGCGTCTACTACAAG GGCGGCCGCTATTCCATCAAGAACCGGAAGATGCTGGGCCCGGACGGGATCGTGTGGTATTCCTGGAAGGACACGGACTACTATTCCCTGCGGAAGGTGGTGATGATGATCCGGCCCCGCGCCTTCCGGCCCCACCTCTCCCCGTGA